In the Silene latifolia isolate original U9 population chromosome 1, ASM4854445v1, whole genome shotgun sequence genome, CAGTTAAGTTTTCGTATTTCAGTAGTCTATCGGGTTGTACTTCGTATCTCACCAGTTAGATCCCTTGTACAAGTCTTCGTGTTCACTTGTTCAAATACTAGTATTGTGTCAATTATTTGAGTACTAATAATTTGATTTCTGTTCTCGTTACCACAGGAGGGTCATGGTGAAGATCAATCACCAGGAGAGATTGCAACATCACCACCATTTTTTTGCGGCACTCCACCAAGTAGAGCATCTAACCCATTAGTCCAAGACTCTCAATTTGGGGACGATAGTCTGTCCCCTTTGTCAACTTTACAAACCGCATACCCTTCACCTTCTCCATCACCCTCTATATCACCCTCTCCCATGAAGTCCGGATGCGTTAGGATGAAATTCGGCCTCAAGTCACCTACAATTAGAGTAGaaggttttgattttgattgccTTAGCAGGGACTGCCAGAGTTCAAGCGTTACTGCCATGGCTTAAAACATTCATTTGGAAACTGTATATACAGCTCAAGCTGCCGTCTATGAGGTTCAAGATTTCAATGAAATTGTTTTTGTAGAAAGGTTTTACCTAAGATGGATCCGTCTGTTGCACTGTCTATCGTTTAGTGAGTCTTGTATGAGACGGTATTACATATAAAATCGACCTAAATCCTTATGGATAGGTCTTGAATAGGCTTTAGTTGTAAGATCGTGTCATACAAGTTTTTGTGTATATAGGATGTGGTTCTAGTAGAAATACTGAGGAAGGATGTCCGATGTGTTTGATCTCGTTTTTTTGTATCATGAGAGGATTGTAAGAGGCACTTGTATATAGAAAGGCCTTAGTGATCTTACCTTATGGAACTTATGGTGTAAATATATGATCATTTGATAAAATTCAGAGCACATATTTTGTCATAAATCTCTTGGGTCAAATTTGTCTAATACTTCGCCATTGAGACAATTTGCAAATTTTGACTTGCGTCATTTGTTTTACAAGTggatggaaatgagcaaaaaccATCACTATTTTTAGTGTTGAAACAATCAACCggttttatactccctcctattctatatattcttccctatttcctaaaacggattattcaggttttcttcccctttcttattttggaaacttttactcttattttattcatttttctctcctatcaccaaaccccacccaactcttttcctcatattttattactttccttaatgttttggccccaccatttcttatttaattcataattatccctccctctctccaattaccaaaccccacccaactttttactcttattttattcttcttcttaatttccgtgcccacaaacaaagggaagaatacatagaattggagggagtattaaataagACAAGACCGCTAGTGTTTAGTCTGTTTAGATATGGCTAAACAAGGTTAGGACGACCTATTCCCCTAGGTGGATTATACATTTGATGTATTAGCACTAATTTAAgagtttttgagcattataataaattttttgagttttgttttaaaaattatgagttttacaataaagtttctgagtttattcacttaaacattaagctctaaaaaattacaataaaactcaaaaacattatatataaatttagtaaaatttgagttttaatggaaaaaaaaataaaatctaacttataaattttaataagctcaaaaaaaatatacatatgctcaaaaacaaataaagtttgaggtaataagcttaaaaaatatacatatatgctcaaaaacaaaaaagttggaggtagtatatccgatgtatgttcctttttctctaaaAACATCGGGTGACAAGTGTGGGGTTGACGAGTATGAAAACCTAGATAATTTTGTACTATGAAACCCTCATTAAGCTCCAATCGCTTTATTGATAAGCGATATTTCATTTTGTATAAAGATACATGAAAAATTCACATTTAAGACGGGAATATCGTTTTAAGTTTGAGACGAATTAAATATATCCATATGAGATGAATAAAACAAAAGAACAATGTACCGGAaagaaaacaatttttttttgtccTATGGGATACTTAATATTTAACTCATTCTAATATTAAGACGAATACCTCCGTCTTGATAATCGAAAATGCACAAACAGTAAACCATGTTAGGTCAACTATAGGGGGCTCTTTGTTGCGTAAAAGGACGAAATAATCAAACACCTGGTATTCAACCAAAAATGAAAATCATAAAATATCATTAATCAAATCTTTGTATAATCATCTTTATTGTAAAGCTTGAAACAATATCTTGAATCTGATTCGAGATGTTTGGTCACGTTGCATATATATGCATGAAGACCACTAgttgatttaattaattaaattaataacaGCTAATAAGAAAGAATAAAGAGGTGATGTTTACGTAAAATTGAAGCTAAAGTCGTACGCATGTTTAATAAGCAAAAACATGTCATCTAAAGTAAACCATGTCATGATTGTTGCTGGTGAGAAAAGTAGAGTATCCGGTCTTCTTCTTTTCAACATTATCATTTCCCCAATACGAAGTATTACACTATTTTCTTGCTTTCTTAACTTTCTTTAACCCTTTTGTTTGACGATTTCAAATTTGTTTCTAGACAACAAGGAACAAGTCTTCCACACTTTTAGTACAAAATGCAACTATAGGAAACGTATTATCTCTTAATATATCTTGTAAGCGAaattaactaattattttaaatcTAGATAATGTCTAAAGCATAAATTATGAATACATATTCTCGTTTTGCGGTAGAAGAAGTGATAACTAACCGGATTTGAAATCATGAATTTAATTTTTTCCGGATGAGAGACCTACAGGCTAAAGTGTTATTTGTCAACTGCTAGTCCATAGTCGCACCAATGAATCATTCTTAAAGGCTAGTTCTAAGATATGCAATGATTTATGTAATTTCCGTGAAAATCTCACACGATAATTTTAGTAAGAAAATAGTCTCTTATATTCTTACCACATGGACCATATATAACTTTCAATGTTCCTTTGGAGTTGTTGGCCTTCTAGATGCCATTGATGATGTATCTCGTGCCCTATTTACTGTATTTCGCCAATATGATGAATCGAATAACTCGGGCACAAACGTTTAAGCCTGGTCGCAAGTGATGACGTGGTGATCGTGCGTCCGTGCTGGAGGAGGATGTggttgtaacaccctcatacaccaaagtgtcttaccaaggaccactTTAACATATcagggtgctaccatctcggttgtccgaggtaagATATATTAAATAGACCATCCAAGAACATTTATTAAAAGATATCAAAACTGtttaaaacaaaatacaactctTGTTATTCCAAAACTGTTACAACTCCAAAACAACTGAAAGAAACCAAAGTTCATGCgacagcggaagctagctaaACTCAAGGTGATGATTCGGCCC is a window encoding:
- the LOC141604564 gene encoding uncharacterized protein LOC141604564 — protein: MNNRWEIQQNAMVGRCEEMRGPVVVSGRNGQIVCPKPRRVGFLGGNIAMSLRWQQISHQSEINDAKTGAELLDLIFMGKEGHGEDQSPGEIATSPPFFCGTPPSRASNPLVQDSQFGDDSLSPLSTLQTAYPSPSPSPSISPSPMKSGCVRMKFGLKSPTIRVEGFDFDCLSRDCQSSSVTAMA